One part of the Brachionichthys hirsutus isolate HB-005 unplaced genomic scaffold, CSIRO-AGI_Bhir_v1 contig_445, whole genome shotgun sequence genome encodes these proteins:
- the LOC137913867 gene encoding 14 kDa phosphohistidine phosphatase-like encodes MCLLPQVHRSNQKLDWSFSGLLCNTADIYDKVSEELEKGGLLDCECVGGGRIKHDPQAKQIHVYGYSIGFGRANHVTATEKLKAQYPGYEVTWDNEGY; translated from the exons atgtgtttgctgcctCAAGTCCATCGCTCGAACCAAAAACTGGACTGGAGTTTCTCTGGGCTCTTGTGCAACACGG ccgaTATCTATGACAAGGTTtctgaggagctggagaagggagGCCTCCTGGACTGTGAGTGTGTCGGAGGAGGGAGGATCAAACACGACCCCCAGGCCAAGCAGATCCACGTTTATGGATACTCCATA ggATTTGGGAGAGCAAACCACGTCACAGCTACCGAGAAACTAAAGGCTCAATATCCAGGCTATGAGGTCACCTGGGACAATGAGGGATACTGA